A window of Syntrophaceae bacterium genomic DNA:
CATGAGCGCATCTCCTTTCGCGGAGCACTCTAGCACACCGGGCCGGGGTTGGCGATCCTTCGAGGTGCGTTACGGATATTTTTTTGTCAAAGAACTCAGCCCCTACTCCCTATTGCGACACAGCCTCTGGCGGGAGAGGGCAGGGTGAGGGGGAACACGGGGAGATTTTCTCCGTTCGGTCATTGCGTGCGAAGCGCGGCAATCCCGTTTTTCCCCCACGGACCTCGTGCCTTGTTCCTCGATCCTGTACAAAGGGGGTCTCCGTTTGAAGCAGCCACCGAAACAACCCGCAAAGAAGCCGGCGCAAGGCCTCAACAGGGTCATTGACACCCTCAAGAAGAAAGGCGCCTCCGAGGTCCGGGTCATCAAGGCCTCCGACGTGATCGTCGATGAGCGCGTTCGCCTCAAGTGCCAGGTCCCCATCTGCGACTCCTACGGCAAGAATCTCATGTGCCCGCCCTACCTTCCGTCCGTCATGGACTTCCGGGATGCCCTCGCCCGCTATGACAGGGCGCTGCTCGTTCAGCTGAGCGTCCCCCTGCACAGGAAAGCAAAGGGGAGAGCCAAGGAGGTCTTCGACCCCGCGCGGGTGCTGCACGAACTGATCAACCTGGGCGAGAGGCTGTGCTTCGAGGCGGGGTTCCGGTTCGCCGCGGGGCTCATCGGCGGGTGCTGCCGTCTCTGCGAGACCTGCATCGCCCTGGAGCCCGAGGGCCACTGCAGGCACCCCTTCCGGGCGAGGCCCTCCATGGAAGCCATGGGCATCGACGTCATCGGCACGCTCGAGAACGCCGGCCTTCCCCTGCTGCGCTTCCCCGTGCAGGAAAAGGTGACGTGGACGGGACTCATCCTGCTATGATGAGCAAGATGAAGGAAAGATGACCGGGATTCGCTCCCCCTTTGGAAAAGGGGGACAGAGGGTGATTTTAAAAGGGTCCGTCATTGCCGGTCGATACTCGCGAGGCATGGCAATCCGCGTTATGCATTTTCATTCCCTTTCCCCTCGCGGGAGAGGGAACGGGTGAGGGGGGAACAATCTTCTTCCTCACAGAACGATGCTGATTGCGGTTTGTTGCTCGTAACTCTTTACAGGGCTTTTATTGGAAGCATTGAACGACATCAATCTACGAGGAGGGCGAAATGGCTGTTTTAAAAGAGGGCGGAATCCCCATCGGGCGCTTCATGATCGTGAACAAGACGGAAGGTCTCACCAAGGACGATTTGATCATCGAGGCCAACGGCCAGTACCAGATCCAGGAAAAACCGGACGCGTTTTTGATCAAGAATGCGGAGTGCTGCAAGAGCATCATGGTGAAGGTGTCGAAG
This region includes:
- a CDS encoding DUF2284 domain-containing protein, giving the protein MKQPPKQPAKKPAQGLNRVIDTLKKKGASEVRVIKASDVIVDERVRLKCQVPICDSYGKNLMCPPYLPSVMDFRDALARYDRALLVQLSVPLHRKAKGRAKEVFDPARVLHELINLGERLCFEAGFRFAAGLIGGCCRLCETCIALEPEGHCRHPFRARPSMEAMGIDVIGTLENAGLPLLRFPVQEKVTWTGLILL